The genomic DNA AATTGCATCTGGTTTGGGGCAGAAAACGGTTAGGAAAGAAGTAAGAacaggaagaggaagaggaggtcGAGCACTTCCGCTGAGTAAGGCTTGATTTTGTCGAGGCCTTGGGGGCTCGATACGGAAACGGTGCGGTGTTTGGCCGTTGGGAGAACCAACATGAAATTGGATCACGTGTTCACTCATTAGCAATTATTAGCATGTATCAGAAGATAACAAATGGTTCTAACCAATGTTCTCAAAGAAACGGGAGCATTGATAAAGTACGGATTGATTCAGTTGTCTCGCCAAGCCAACCACGAGTTTGCCCGGCGGTTCGTACTGAAGTTGGAGTAATtagtggaggaggaagaggagaagtaGTGTATGGTTATCATGATGATGGGTACTAATAATAATGTTGttgtagatgatgatgatgatgttcatAACGATATCACAagcgtcgtcgtcgtcatcatcatgacgAGAACAAGTCCAATTGTGGGACAGACCATGATTCCCGGGGTTTGTCGGTGGAGTGGATCTTGTTGACGTGGTATCGAGTTACTTCATCAAAGCGGCGGCCTTGTCGTTGGCCATCTTTACACGGGTGATGTCAGAAGAGGCCTTGACGTTGATGCGGTCAAGCTGCTGGTTCTGGTTACCGAGCTCGCCGTGCATATCATTGGCCATGTTCCGGAGGTTACCAATCATGGCCGACACTTGCTCCATGTTCTCCTCCATCTCCTCTTCCCGTGCATCGTTCGTGATCTTCGCCACAAATGCTCCATTGGGGATTTCGACCcctggaggaggaggggggcCACCACCTTGGGCCTAGAACAATTCAAATCTCCAGATTAGGTCAAGTCCGGGTTCAGATGTCCAAAGCACAGACCAGTCATGACATCGAGCACCTTCACGCGGATTCATATTTCATAGGATGGCAATTTACGTACAATTAGTTTTAATCCGGAACGCATTCCTAGGGAGGGAACGTTTCCATAAATCCCGACAACTTGTGTCAGCCTTCGCTGGTACAAGGGAAAGTGTTGGGTATATATATGGaataaacaaatgaaacttttcgTTCTGCATATCAATATGGTTTTTGTGTACCATGACATCTTCTGAAGCTTACTACAAACGATTATTCCAACCCATCCAAAATGAGGTCATTTTTTCTGGGAACCTTTGCTTCACGCATTGCAGCCAAGATTCAAGACCTCCCAAAGCGGAGTAAAGAGAGCCAAGTGCGGTGGCGAGGTCAAGATCAAAGCTGATTATGCCAATCGGCAGAGGTTCAATGAGACATTTCCTGAAgtgatataacttttttattgGGGAGGGGGATTTCTGTTGAAAATTACATGTTCCCAAAGTGGAACGAAGACGAAGTTTCTCCTCTCTTTATGGAATACAGTAAAGCAATGCTTTCCCTTTGTGGGATTCTTTTACTCGGGAATCCAAAACTGCATGAGGGAACAAACAACGCAAGCTTTTCCACTGAGCCATTAAGATCAAGAGTGGCTGATTGATGTGCTTCAACGCTGATGTGGGTCGTatctagctcatgttgttttAATAGCTATTATGTAGTTCAAACCAAGAAACTTGTTTACAAGTATCCTTGGTTGAAATTGCGGTAGACTTAAGTATTGGTCAATGAAGAAAGCTTGACAGATAGTCGAATCCTATCCTTTGGAAATCGTCAACACATTATACACGAGACTGTACTTGTTTTGACAAGTGAAAAGTAAATATTTCCACTCTAAAATAGACCGAATCGCTAACAAAGCGAGAACTGTGGACACAGTCCCATAAACAACCAAGTATCATGGCCTTGACAGTTGTATAAACTGGTTGGAGAGCTTCaatgtgaatatttttttaataaatatCAATCAAGCACTTCCCTATAAACAATGCGCAACATCGATGGTAGGGATTTGAACGTCCAAGTAGGGAACGAACCTCAGTAGGGATTTACAGGCATGCATGATGTCCTTACTTACGTTGTTGATAGATCAAACACAAACCACCTAAACTTGTACAGAAGAAACCAAGCGAATTTAAGCGGACTACAAAGACGATGATTAAATAGGAACACAGAACTAAAAGGTAACGGATTGGGTTCACGATGGGACAGAGACTTTCCAATGTCTTGACATGACGGGCAATGGAATTTTTGAAGCGGACCTTGCATTGAGTTTGAAACTTGGATATTTTGTCGTGGcataaaatattttcacaTGGTCAAAGGAGAGCtctaacaacaacagcaactgcAACAACTGCAACATTTCATGTCAAACCAAACAAGCAACACGAAAATGACATCCAGTGACATCGAGTAGTTACGTTGTGAAATCTGGGGACAAACGTGACCGTATGAGATGGTTTCGAGCAATGGTCGTTGTCTCTGATTCAACCACTTTCCCATTCAAAATGCGACCAGGGGCCTTCTAAGATTCAAAGAGCCCATCGCAAGAAGAAGTAGACTGGAGACGTAGTACGTCGTATGTAGGGACGTTAGTAGAGGGTTAGAACAGCATAGCACCCAATTGGGATATCCAAGTCCTGGTTTGGATCGTCAATGCCTAATGAGATTGAATCATGGgagaaatcaaacaaatcaaacctGGCTCGTCTTCTACGAACGGAATATGAACTATACTTCATGTGCCATCTACGCTACGTCTCTGTGAGATCTTCAGAAAAATGTTCCTTAAACCAGTTTCTGGTCAGGTTGTTTTGTTGGAAAATGTTTGTACGCTTCGTTTGAGGAACGTGGTGCGTTTTTCCCGTTGCTTAGAGGAATCGGTTGTTGTTCTTTTCCAAGAAGTAGGTGGATCAATATTGGAAGTTCTTCAATGATTAATGATGATTATTTGAGTTTGCATTGACAAGTGGTAATTGTTGTATTGCAttgacaaatcaaaacaaCGGATCATAAACCTTAAGCAGGTAGATATTGGCCCAGAAGACAAAacttcctttttctttgtcacaCATTAATACGCAATGAAAAAGAGCAGTGCAATCGAAACAAGAACTTGCTcctttcaattgaagaaaGTGTTGAAGCTTTTTAAaaaccaaagagaaaaaaagaaagatatgTTCCACTTTCTGAAAATCTCATGGAATGCGTGATTTGGATCTTGCTCCAAGCTTAACTGCGATCTACCCTTTGAGAATCAATTAATTATCAATCGCTGGCAATCAAGACGAAGCAAGAATAGTGGCACAACTCTAAGAGCTGCTGGGGGCAGCTCAAGTATCAAGAATACACATAGTATTTATAGCAATGCTAGCAATATAGTAGCAACAATGCCAGTCGATTGGCCTGTGTCAATCTGTGCTTGAGTGACCTCTGCCGAGATCGTGTGCGAGCCTGAGAACGCGATGCATATTTCATGATGGGAGAATGACGATCTTTGCTTACCTTTTGTTCACCCCAGACTGCATCATCTTCCTTGAATCCGCCgctctttttccaaaattttgggAAAATCCCGCATAACAAATCCATCGACCTCAAGGCTTGCTCGGCTAGTTTCATGTCGGCATTGATGGCATCCATCCCCGATTCGAATTTCTCGAGCTGCTCGCCCTGATCATCCAGCATGACCAAGGTCTTGATCCCCGAGTCCTTGGCCTCCTCACACATGGATTTCATCCTCCTCGTGGAATCGAGGGACTCGTCGGTGACCTCATTGGACCTGAGTTGCAAACTTTCCAATTCGGACAAAGGAGGtccatcttcttcttgtccttgAGCGGCCATTTTTGTAGTCAAGGTGGGGCCCTTCACTGAGTAGGCGTGGCGTAAATTGGAATCGAAGGTGGTGAACAGCGATCACCTTGGCTTGATCAAGATGTGTGAGCTAGTTGTATCACTCAATCACAACCACGTTTTTGAGAGCCAGAGACGTTTTCGGAACGATTTCAGCTCGCTGACTTTACGAACGGCCTTTAATGATGGGCAAGGCAGTCACGTCCAAGTCTGGCCGGGGCAAAGAGTGAGTGAGGAAGAGCACATGCTCCCACTGGCTCACCCAAGGACCGCCATTTCGTTGCTCTGGTTAACGGCCGAGAGCTGGCATGCAGTTCTCATTTGGGGCCCTTTCCTTCTGGCGTCGGGTGCCACTGTTTGTGCAGGCATTTTCTCAAGGCGAAATCGCTCTCTTCCAAGGAGGTCCACCCggattcatccatccaaggCGCCTCCTTTCGAGTTCCTCCGTTTCTCCCTCGGTTTCTCTCTCCTTGGTCCCACTTCCCCCTCTATTTTCCTCATGCAATGGCGACGTGAGCAATGGGACTTTCATCCCAGTTCCTCGCCTGTCTGTGGTGTTCCCTAATGCGTACAGCAGAGCACCCACCACTCGCCAACCAGGGGATCAAACCATAATTGAGTACAGTCGACGTCCATACAGAGTCCATTTGCTCTGGGTACGTTTACTCTCAGCCTTATGTATCTTATTGTGCACTACATGAAGAGCCCGTTAATAATTCAAATCTGTCCACGTGGGATGAGACAAAGTTTAAATGGTGCTTATTATCCGCATGTATGGTAGATTATTGTGGATTGCATTGCTCTGAGAGAGGGCGTCCCGTGGATCTTGAATTGGATCAGTCTATTCCATTATGGCTGGGACGGTCGAGACGGGTCCACCGTGGTATATTGACGGCACAGCTCGTGCGTGTGCATTTCCAACATTGTAACATTGTACCCTGGGTTAAAATGGGACAAGGCGAGGAGACTGGTCCACGGTAAAGAAAGACTAGTAGTACATACAAGGGTGGGGCTCCTCATTTCTTTACTCTCACTCACACACCAGACGATTCCTGCCTTCCAAGTCCATATTCCAAGTTGGTTCCAACAAGTTAAACGCTTGGCAACATAACATTGGTTGATTCAGTTTTGCATTACCACCAACTGAGCAACaaattagaaatatttttgttagaaATTGAACGCACAAACATTACTAGCTCTTGGAATCAAGTAAGGTCAATGAAAAGTACGAAATGTTTATTGCACATGCTCATGCAGTATTTGTTGCGACATGTACAATATTGTTTGAGAAATCCTGATGGCTTTctcccaagttttttttaggAAAGGACGTCACTTGACATAATGCCTGACCCTTACTTAATGGCTTCCAGCGATAATTCCCATAAGATCTATTTTTCATAACACCAAAATCGTACAATAAGACTTGCATCATTCGAAGGAACAACAACTGTCATTCACTTGCATTGCCttatttctcattcaaatcgAACTGCGAGCCAAATCCATTCCCATTTTGTGTTCTTCTTTCATTAATGCAGAGTAATCCTGGGTCCATGATTGGCAGCTGAGAGAGTGATCACTCCCAATGCCACCCCTGGTCTGACGCTCAATGTTTTGGACTTGGAGTTCCCCTTCCCGTCAGAGCTGTTGTTTCCGGGTTGCTCAAACATGTTAAGGTGGTTCATGTCGATGTTCGTGGAAGTTCTCGCATGTTGCGCTTGATGGAATGGTACTGAAGCTGACACATTGGTTTTGGGAAATCGGCTCAGATCTCTTTGGATCTCTTTGAGTAAGGAATGTGATTCACGTATAATTCTAAAGCTCGCGCTGTCGTCCACAATTTCGTAGTACGGTTCTGATTTTTCAGATGCCGTGGTGGCATTAGGGTTCCAATAATAAGGCCGTTGATCCGCTTCGGTTTCCGCATTAGCCAGGACCTCTTGCTCACGTAATCGCCTCTTGGCATGCCACAACTCGATCACGTCTTTGGCCTTCTCCCAGATGTTCCATGGAACAGAGCAGTCCAACGCCTTGGCTTGATATGATGAGTCCGATATGCGGAAAACAGGTAAGTGAATCGAGCGTGTTCTCATGGAAGCCTCCGAGAGTCTGGTCTTGAAGCTTCGCTCCGTCCGCCCAATCCTGGTTGAGCTGTCGAATGGGTACACATTCACGATGCAGTTTTCTTCACCTTCAGAGAAGATGGAAACCATCTTTACTGGGTTCCAGCATCTCAGACACTGGATCTTGCTAAGGCCCCATGATAATCCTTTTAGACTGTCTTCGATCTCCGACACGCACAAAATGGTTTGTTGGGACCAAAGGTACTCACGGAACTTGACAATCTCgtagaatttgaaattggcagCTCCAATGAGAACATTAACTAATCCCACCACAAGGAGCAAGATGAAAAGCATGTACAAGATCTGGGCTGTTCCATCCAATTTTGAGAGTCGAAAAAACGAATTATCTCcttcaaaagtcattttgatcAAGGCCAAGGGAGCAAAAGCGAGTGGTGAAAAATCTCTCAGGTTGTTGCCGAAACTCAGGTAAACGGCAAAAGCTATCCCCAACCACAGGGGAAGAATATTCAGGAGGATCTTCAGTATATCCTTGACAACAGCGTAAAGAATCACGACATGAAAGCCATAATTTGGGTCTTGatgaactttgttcaaaagatgAACCCAGGCTAAGAGCACACTCCAGATCCCACAATGGCGTTGGAACAAAGGCCAAGATCGAGATGAGAAATGACCAATTACCGCCAAGTGAAGACCAAGCTCACACAAAGCTATCCATGAAAAGCTTGGCATGTGAATAGGAGcggtcattttctttttg from Tigriopus californicus strain San Diego chromosome 1, Tcal_SD_v2.1, whole genome shotgun sequence includes the following:
- the LOC131877792 gene encoding uncharacterized protein LOC131877792, with the translated sequence MVMLQSVGNQMYMEGTDTNPPNNTYVNQDQHNQFLYIVPDQRGSIRTKRSEDVDSESYLIAEDPEQQFGRAIVKGDKDEVLKILAKYDPHDNFITSDISCQKIADDLDDRGLTCACDKLSPLNLAIFCGQTTILDVLLEHGLEKSFTFKEHLLCQHFKDPGLVFNRLCARSCDICSDLLDLRLDSNFDDPNLQQKRDTVLKIDLGILCRKPQSDSFASEMTTLIDMTHNEDLEILIHPVVGTFLHVKWQKVKRLFYVTQIYCLLFAVSTTLNAFAFSERNKTFDPNDSNVFFGITLALEIPLLIGLAQRVWLRRWNFAVDEWYPVFSLRLRWNKKKMTAPIHMPSFSWIALCELGLHLAVIGHFSSRSWPLFQRHCGIWSVLLAWVHLLNKVHQDPNYGFHVVILYAVVKDILKILLNILPLWLGIAFAVYLSFGNNLRDFSPLAFAPLALIKMTFEGDNSFFRLSKLDGTAQILYMLFILLLVVGLVNVLIGAANFKFYEIVKFREYLWSQQTILCVSEIEDSLKGLSWGLSKIQCLRCWNPVKMVSIFSEGEENCIVNVYPFDSSTRIGRTERSFKTRLSEASMRTRSIHLPVFRISDSSYQAKALDCSVPWNIWEKAKDVIELWHAKRRLREQEVLANAETEADQRPYYWNPNATTASEKSEPYYEIVDDSASFRIIRESHSLLKEIQRDLSRFPKTNVSASVPFHQAQHARTSTNIDMNHLNMFEQPGNNSSDGKGNSKSKTLSVRPGVALGVITLSAANHGPRITLH
- the LOC131877833 gene encoding synaptosomal-associated protein 25-like, with the translated sequence MAAQGQEEDGPPLSELESLQLRSNEVTDESLDSTRRMKSMCEEAKDSGIKTLVMLDDQGEQLEKFESGMDAINADMKLAEQALRSMDLLCGIFPKFWKKSGGFKEDDAVWGEQKAQGGGPPPPPGVEIPNGAFVAKITNDAREEEMEENMEQVSAMIGNLRNMANDMHGELGNQNQQLDRINVKASSDITRVKMANDKAAALMK